A portion of the Pangasianodon hypophthalmus isolate fPanHyp1 chromosome 20, fPanHyp1.pri, whole genome shotgun sequence genome contains these proteins:
- the ppp1r3db gene encoding protein phosphatase 1, regulatory subunit 3Db gives MSVSSSNPFPGDSAPALPFLSAHCEVSRPARTIRLRDIYNPQPPPQRKPVAIRPPSPRPRPHPPAPTERLSRRSFSCEPEPRTIMRRRARSLPSTDKTTTRRCSQVRFVDCLGLELERVKFFQAGEDPTVPDHVINRLVASSELVSGKHLELSLPFFQPFFPENISSEPDFLERLCHRRVCLEQVHCSELGITGTAQVLNLAFEKQVSIRYSFTDWKSSAECKACWVSSVQHDHVQSDVFRFRLPVPPFILKPGASLEFAICYRVLGTEYWDNNDGHNYKLACHTYKLIVPKECEDSMVHFT, from the coding sequence ATGTCAGTGTCTAGCAGTAACCCGTTTCCTGGAGATTCGGCGCCGGCTCTGCCGTTTTTGAGCGCTCACTGTGAAGTGTCACGACCTGCCAGGACCATCCGCCTCCGTGACATCTACAACCCTCAGCCTCCGCCTCAAAGGAAACCGGTGGCAATAAGACCCCCAAGCCCTCGTCCTCGTCCTCATCCTCCTGCTCCGACAGAGCGTCTCTCCCGCCGGAGTTTCTCTTGCGAACCTGAGCCGAGGACCATCATGAGGAGAAGAGCGCGCTCTCTCCCTTCCACAGACAAGACCACGACTCGTAGGTGCTCGCAAGTCCGATTCGTCGACTGTTTGGGCCTCGAGCTGGAGCGTGTAAAGTTTTTCCAGGCTGGCGAAGACCCCACAGTTCCAGATCATGTCATAAACAGGTTAGTAGCCAGCTCTGAGCTTGTATCCGGGAAACATTTAGAGCTCTCACTGCCCTTCTTTCAGCCGTTTTTCCCCGAGAACATCAGCAGTGAGCCTGATTTCCTGGAGCGGCTGTGTCATAGGCGCGTTTGCCTCGAGCAAGTCCACTGCTCTGAACTGGGCATCACTGGAACAGCGCAAGTTCTCAACCTGGCTTTTGAGAAACAGGTCAGCATTCGGTACTcgttcacagactggaaaagcaGCGCTGAGTGTAAAGCGTGCTGGGTTTCTTCTGTGCAACACGATCATGTGCAGTCAGACGTGTTTCGCTTTCGCTTACCCGTACCACCGTTCATCCTGAAACCAGGAGCCAGTCTGGAGTTCGCCATCTGTTACCGCGTCCTCGGTACTGAATACTGGGACAACAATGATGGACATAACTACAAACTGGCCTGCCATACTTACAAGCTGATCGTGCCGAAGGAGTGCGAGGACAGCATGGTGCACTTCACCTAA
- the fam217bb gene encoding uncharacterized protein fam217bb isoform X1, translating to MMGTVLQERTRHNDHNHLPTCNNRAKRKASGSSSSRRKTNSDVPQNAEKDSVKDTLAMENGLHASEMRTVSTAVVIHPREILSKPKYKVSSIKNHPLDRRYRQNTWQSSEKDTMPSRLPPVPVPRHESTDRVTHEDTDSGSDLSDTERLPQPAFTADPPLLHLREEVIDPSDFQPSRALSRSHAVSRDSYPDFLPPPFNSWSLRELAVYLNTDGKNVPRSRPVNQFERYLDRLLQLEWQQILTLHEESSKSTWIVRRRLHSSLSAPKSILQCQRAFPFTLLSSVHPQSCNRYSFSVSTYPHHSRPLTEKSGFSRRSSSETRANGLNRLSDSSLDHLKRMQAIGNIRNPPTHNPHVNGPAGVDPLRRKSSGGRSRSCEDESKAGCRRARPERRTEAGREIDSKSLGATGSEKEPVVGRTAAKHKHVEFVFQKREMTRKFFTS from the exons ATGATGGGGACAGTGCTGCAGGAGAGGACTCGACACAATGACCACAATCATCTCCCGACATGCAATAACCGAGCAAAGAGGAAAGCTTCAGGATCCTCCTCAAG TCGGAGGAAAACTAACTCTGATGTGCCtcaaaatgcagaaaaagacTCAGTAAAAGATACTTTGGCCATGGAGAAT GGATTACACGCAAGTGAGATGAGGACAGTATCTACAGCTGTGGTTAT TCATCCAAGAGAGATCCTGAGCAAGCCAAAGTACAAGGTGTCCTCCATAAAAAATCATCCACTGGACAGACGCTACAGACAGAACACATGGCAAAGCAGCGAAAAAGATACAATGCCATCTCGCCTTCCTCCTGTCCCTGTGCCAAGACACGAGTCGACTGATCGAGTGACACACGAGGACACGGACAGCGGCAGCGACCTTTCAGACACGGAGAGGCTCCCACAGCCTGCGTTCACCGCTGATCCTCCGCTGCTTCACCTACGAGAAGAAGTCATCGATCCCTCCGACTTCCAACCTTCACGTGCTCTGTCTAGGTCACACGCCGTCTCCCGTGACAGCTACCCTGACTTCTTGCCTCCGCCGTTTAACTCCTGGAGTCTCCGAGAGCTGGCAGTGTATTTAAACACGGACGGGAAAAACGTCCCTCGCTCGAGACCTGTCAACCAGTTCGAGAGATACCTGGACCGACTTCTGCAGCTAGAATGGCAGCAAATCCTGACGCTCCACGAGGAGAGCAGCAAGTCCACGTGGATTGTACGGCGTAGACTGCATTCCAGCCTCAGCGCCCCGAAAAGCATCCTGCAGTGCCAGCGTGCCTTCCCCTTCACCTTACTATCTTCTGTCCATCCACAAAGCTGCAACCGTTACTCATTCTCCGTAAGCACGTACCCTCACCACTCGCGTCCGCTGACGGAAAAAAGTGGATTTTCTAGGAGGAGCAGCAGCGAGACTCGGGCTAATGGTCTCAACAGACTCAGCGATTCTTCCTTGGACCATCTGAAACGCATGCAGGCTATCGGGAACATCCGTAACCCGCCAACACACAATCCTCATGTCAACGGTCCTGCAGGTGTAGATCCTCTGAGGAGAAAGAGCTCAGGGGGAAGGAGCCGCTCCTGTGAGGACGAGAGCAAAGCTGGTTGTAGAAGAGCAAGACCTGAGAGAAGAACAGAAGCTGGCCGTGAAATAGACTCAAAATCATTAGGTGCGACCGGTTCTGAGAAAGAACCAGTGGTTGGAAGGACTGCTGCGAAACACAAGCATGTcgagtttgtttttcagaaacGAGAAATGACACGAAAGTTCTTCACTTCCTAA
- the fam217bb gene encoding uncharacterized protein fam217bb isoform X2 gives MRTVSTAVVIHPREILSKPKYKVSSIKNHPLDRRYRQNTWQSSEKDTMPSRLPPVPVPRHESTDRVTHEDTDSGSDLSDTERLPQPAFTADPPLLHLREEVIDPSDFQPSRALSRSHAVSRDSYPDFLPPPFNSWSLRELAVYLNTDGKNVPRSRPVNQFERYLDRLLQLEWQQILTLHEESSKSTWIVRRRLHSSLSAPKSILQCQRAFPFTLLSSVHPQSCNRYSFSVSTYPHHSRPLTEKSGFSRRSSSETRANGLNRLSDSSLDHLKRMQAIGNIRNPPTHNPHVNGPAGVDPLRRKSSGGRSRSCEDESKAGCRRARPERRTEAGREIDSKSLGATGSEKEPVVGRTAAKHKHVEFVFQKREMTRKFFTS, from the exons ATGAGGACAGTATCTACAGCTGTGGTTAT TCATCCAAGAGAGATCCTGAGCAAGCCAAAGTACAAGGTGTCCTCCATAAAAAATCATCCACTGGACAGACGCTACAGACAGAACACATGGCAAAGCAGCGAAAAAGATACAATGCCATCTCGCCTTCCTCCTGTCCCTGTGCCAAGACACGAGTCGACTGATCGAGTGACACACGAGGACACGGACAGCGGCAGCGACCTTTCAGACACGGAGAGGCTCCCACAGCCTGCGTTCACCGCTGATCCTCCGCTGCTTCACCTACGAGAAGAAGTCATCGATCCCTCCGACTTCCAACCTTCACGTGCTCTGTCTAGGTCACACGCCGTCTCCCGTGACAGCTACCCTGACTTCTTGCCTCCGCCGTTTAACTCCTGGAGTCTCCGAGAGCTGGCAGTGTATTTAAACACGGACGGGAAAAACGTCCCTCGCTCGAGACCTGTCAACCAGTTCGAGAGATACCTGGACCGACTTCTGCAGCTAGAATGGCAGCAAATCCTGACGCTCCACGAGGAGAGCAGCAAGTCCACGTGGATTGTACGGCGTAGACTGCATTCCAGCCTCAGCGCCCCGAAAAGCATCCTGCAGTGCCAGCGTGCCTTCCCCTTCACCTTACTATCTTCTGTCCATCCACAAAGCTGCAACCGTTACTCATTCTCCGTAAGCACGTACCCTCACCACTCGCGTCCGCTGACGGAAAAAAGTGGATTTTCTAGGAGGAGCAGCAGCGAGACTCGGGCTAATGGTCTCAACAGACTCAGCGATTCTTCCTTGGACCATCTGAAACGCATGCAGGCTATCGGGAACATCCGTAACCCGCCAACACACAATCCTCATGTCAACGGTCCTGCAGGTGTAGATCCTCTGAGGAGAAAGAGCTCAGGGGGAAGGAGCCGCTCCTGTGAGGACGAGAGCAAAGCTGGTTGTAGAAGAGCAAGACCTGAGAGAAGAACAGAAGCTGGCCGTGAAATAGACTCAAAATCATTAGGTGCGACCGGTTCTGAGAAAGAACCAGTGGTTGGAAGGACTGCTGCGAAACACAAGCATGTcgagtttgtttttcagaaacGAGAAATGACACGAAAGTTCTTCACTTCCTAA